One window of Alkaliphilus metalliredigens QYMF genomic DNA carries:
- a CDS encoding biotin/lipoyl-containing protein, with product MKKFNITVNGASYEVEVEEIKDGSVASAPKAPTAAPVAKPAAPKAAAKTEAKSGPVAGATKVESPMPGNIWKIQVKEGQEVKNGQVLIILEAMKMENEIVAPCDGTVAAIHVSEGASVNGGDALVSLK from the coding sequence ATGAAAAAGTTTAATATTACTGTAAACGGCGCGTCATATGAGGTAGAAGTTGAAGAAATTAAGGATGGATCTGTGGCATCTGCACCGAAGGCACCAACTGCAGCACCAGTGGCAAAGCCTGCAGCACCAAAGGCAGCAGCCAAGACTGAAGCCAAATCAGGGCCAGTGGCAGGAGCCACTAAGGTGGAATCACCAATGCCAGGAAACATATGGAAAATTCAAGTTAAAGAAGGACAAGAAGTAAAGAATGGTCAAGTACTTATAATCTTAGAAGCGATGAAAATGGAAAATGAAATTGTCGCTCCTTGTGATGGAACAGTGGCTGCCATTCATGTTTCAGAGGGTGCATCCGTCAATGGAGGAGATGCGTTAGTTTCTTTAAAATAA
- a CDS encoding LysR family transcriptional regulator yields MNQRELLYIKAIADTKSISKAAKKLFIAQPSLSQSIQKIEEDLGLHLFKRTNQGMLLTYAGEKYYLAATQILKIYNDFEMEISYINDLKSGRITIGITNFLATHLLPTVLPDFKKLCPNIQVLIQEKNSTELENTLINGEIDFAIMHMPVTKRQSSLLFDPIDDDPFLLATEKNHPLSRHAKNIDGLSFPSIDLKLFKDEPFIVLHSGKRIGQVATMIFQKADIIPNIVLTLKNFETARRLASTGIGSTFIPYEYSKIFGEKYQPSYFYIDQKYGAYWTTCIATSKNMYVSKASKLFIDLVKTKFGNEKSPS; encoded by the coding sequence ATGAATCAACGTGAATTACTATATATAAAAGCGATTGCTGATACAAAAAGCATCTCAAAAGCAGCAAAAAAATTATTTATAGCACAGCCTTCCCTTAGCCAATCAATTCAAAAAATTGAAGAAGACTTAGGTTTACACTTATTTAAACGTACTAATCAAGGTATGCTATTAACTTATGCTGGAGAAAAATATTATCTAGCTGCTACTCAAATATTAAAGATATATAATGATTTTGAGATGGAAATTAGCTATATAAACGATTTAAAGAGCGGTAGAATCACGATTGGAATTACAAATTTCCTGGCTACACACCTTCTACCTACCGTCCTTCCTGATTTTAAAAAGCTTTGTCCTAATATACAGGTCCTTATTCAAGAGAAAAATTCTACGGAATTAGAAAACACCTTAATAAACGGTGAAATAGACTTTGCTATCATGCATATGCCTGTCACCAAACGTCAATCTTCATTATTGTTTGATCCTATAGATGATGATCCTTTTCTATTAGCGACAGAAAAGAATCATCCCCTATCAAGACATGCTAAAAATATAGATGGTCTTTCTTTTCCATCTATAGATTTAAAATTATTTAAAGATGAACCATTTATCGTTCTCCATTCCGGTAAAAGGATTGGTCAAGTTGCAACGATGATATTTCAAAAAGCTGATATTATCCCAAATATAGTTTTGACCTTAAAGAACTTCGAAACAGCTAGAAGATTAGCTAGTACTGGGATAGGATCAACTTTTATACCTTACGAATACAGTAAAATTTTTGGAGAAAAATACCAACCATCGTATTTTTATATAGATCAAAAATATGGTGCTTATTGGACTACATGCATTGCTACAAGTAAAAACATGTATGTTTCTAAAGCGTCTAAGTTATTCATTGACTTAGTTAAGACAAAGTTTGGTAATGAAAAATCACCTTCTTAA
- a CDS encoding acyl-CoA carboxylase subunit beta produces MTMSKLEGLRQQKSKIQEGGGEKRIAAQHEKGKLTARERVNLLFDEGSFVEIDGFVKHRCVNFGMETVDAPGEGVITGYGTVEGKLVYTYAQDFTVVGGSLGEMHAKKICKVQDMAVKMGAPIVGMNDSGGARIQEGVDALSGYAHIFYRNTIASGVIPQITAIMGPCAGGAVYSPALTDFIFMVDQSSQMFITGPQVIKTVTGEEVTSEELGGGMTHNRISGVAHGVANNDEECILEIRRLLSFLPSNNMEGAPVFETEDDINRIIPELDDMIPDSPNKPYDMKTIIEMLADDGDFFEVQPYFAMNIVTGFIRINGQSVGVIANQPKVLAGCLDINASDKAARFVRTCDCFNIPVLNIVDVPGFLPGKGQEHGGIIRHGAKMLYAYSEATVPKITLIVRKAYGGAYIAMCCKELGADLVLAWPTAEIAVMGAEGAANIIFRNEIKDAEDPQALRAEKIANYKQEFATPYKAAERGYVDDVIEPSSTRPRLVSALNMLASKRDSRPSKKHGNLPV; encoded by the coding sequence ATGACCATGAGCAAACTGGAAGGTCTTCGCCAACAAAAATCAAAAATCCAAGAAGGTGGCGGAGAAAAGCGTATCGCGGCCCAGCATGAAAAAGGAAAGTTAACAGCTAGAGAAAGAGTTAATTTACTGTTTGATGAAGGATCATTTGTTGAAATAGATGGTTTTGTCAAGCACAGATGCGTGAACTTTGGCATGGAAACGGTCGATGCACCGGGTGAAGGTGTCATCACTGGATATGGAACTGTAGAGGGGAAATTGGTTTATACTTACGCCCAGGATTTCACTGTTGTGGGTGGATCCCTAGGAGAAATGCATGCCAAAAAGATTTGTAAGGTACAGGATATGGCAGTGAAAATGGGGGCACCAATCGTTGGGATGAACGATTCCGGTGGTGCCAGGATTCAAGAAGGAGTCGACGCCCTCTCTGGATATGCACATATTTTTTACCGTAATACAATTGCCTCGGGAGTGATTCCTCAAATCACTGCCATTATGGGACCTTGTGCAGGAGGCGCTGTGTATTCACCGGCATTAACAGACTTTATTTTTATGGTGGATCAAAGCAGTCAAATGTTTATTACAGGACCCCAGGTCATTAAGACCGTAACAGGAGAAGAAGTCACCTCCGAGGAGCTAGGGGGAGGCATGACCCATAACCGCATCAGTGGTGTTGCCCATGGCGTAGCCAATAATGATGAAGAATGTATTCTAGAAATTCGTAGATTATTGAGCTTCCTACCCTCTAACAATATGGAGGGGGCACCGGTATTTGAAACAGAGGACGATATTAATCGAATCATTCCAGAATTAGATGACATGATTCCAGATAGCCCTAATAAGCCCTATGACATGAAGACGATTATTGAGATGCTAGCAGATGATGGAGACTTTTTTGAAGTACAACCATACTTTGCAATGAATATTGTCACTGGTTTTATTCGTATTAATGGTCAATCTGTTGGGGTCATTGCAAATCAACCAAAGGTATTGGCAGGCTGTTTAGACATTAATGCCTCAGATAAAGCCGCACGATTTGTTAGAACCTGTGACTGCTTTAATATTCCAGTTTTAAATATTGTAGACGTACCAGGTTTTTTGCCTGGAAAAGGCCAGGAGCATGGTGGGATTATTCGTCATGGTGCCAAAATGCTTTATGCCTACAGTGAAGCCACGGTACCAAAGATTACATTGATTGTACGAAAGGCCTATGGGGGGGCATACATTGCCATGTGCTGTAAAGAATTAGGTGCGGACTTAGTACTGGCATGGCCTACAGCTGAAATTGCTGTCATGGGAGCCGAGGGAGCTGCAAATATTATCTTCCGTAATGAAATTAAAGACGCAGAGGACCCACAAGCCCTTAGGGCGGAAAAGATAGCAAACTACAAACAGGAATTTGCAACCCCCTATAAAGCTGCGGAGAGAGGGTATGTTGATGATGTCATTGAACCCTCATCCACTAGACCAAGATTAGTCAGTGCCTTAAATATGTTAGCCAGTAAAAGAGATTCAAGACCATCTAAAAAGCATGGTAACTTGCCAGTCTAA
- a CDS encoding spore germination protein: protein MGKGDNKVPLSKNFSHNINYLLKELRVDENFDIIHRQLEYANRKFGLFFVDGFANENVMVMIMRELEHLAPNDIYKDAVDKLVKRFIPHIEVEKIDDLEESITQILSGQAVLIIEGCNEGILIDIREYPSRSPEEPDIERVVRGPRDGFVETLVFNVALIRRRVRDRSLIMEPLQVGTRSKTDIVIAYLDSVVDLDLVAQLKQKIEDISIDGLPMEEKSLEEFIFGRHYNPYPMVRYTERADTCGVHLREGHILMLVDGSPSVMICPATFWHHLQHAEEYRQKPIVGMFLRWVRFTAVFASLFLLPLWYVLAENPHLLPESLKFIGPETTGQVPLFWQFFLAEIGIEILRMAAIHTPSALATALGLVAAILIGEVAINVGLFAEEVVLYLAIAAMSTFATPSYELSLANRMFRLVFLIGGALFGIYGFLGSILLWIILLATSKSLGVPYLWPLIPFNGKALLDLFIRIPVPLKTKRPSALKTQDDTRE from the coding sequence ATGGGCAAAGGAGATAATAAAGTCCCTCTTTCAAAAAATTTTAGTCATAATATTAATTATTTATTGAAGGAATTGCGAGTAGATGAAAACTTCGACATTATCCATCGACAGTTAGAGTATGCCAATCGTAAGTTTGGTCTTTTTTTCGTGGATGGGTTTGCTAATGAAAACGTGATGGTTATGATTATGAGGGAATTAGAACATCTCGCTCCCAATGATATCTATAAAGATGCCGTAGACAAATTAGTGAAACGATTTATTCCCCACATCGAGGTGGAGAAAATTGATGACCTAGAAGAGAGCATTACCCAGATCTTATCTGGACAAGCAGTATTAATTATTGAAGGATGTAACGAAGGGATTTTAATCGATATCAGAGAGTATCCTAGCCGTTCTCCTGAAGAGCCAGACATTGAACGCGTTGTCCGGGGACCTCGAGACGGTTTTGTCGAAACCTTGGTCTTTAATGTGGCGTTAATTCGCCGTCGTGTGAGAGATCGTTCTTTAATCATGGAACCATTACAAGTGGGTACCCGTTCAAAAACAGATATCGTCATCGCATACTTAGATAGCGTCGTAGACTTGGATTTAGTGGCGCAATTAAAGCAAAAAATCGAAGATATCTCAATTGATGGATTACCCATGGAGGAAAAGTCCTTGGAAGAGTTTATATTTGGCCGTCACTATAACCCCTATCCCATGGTTCGATATACTGAGCGTGCGGATACATGTGGTGTACACCTCAGGGAAGGGCATATCCTCATGCTTGTGGATGGCTCACCCAGTGTGATGATTTGTCCTGCAACCTTTTGGCATCACCTCCAACATGCGGAGGAATATCGTCAAAAACCAATTGTGGGTATGTTTTTACGCTGGGTTCGTTTTACAGCGGTTTTTGCATCTTTATTTTTGTTACCCTTATGGTATGTTTTGGCCGAAAACCCTCATCTTCTTCCTGAGTCATTAAAGTTTATTGGCCCTGAGACAACAGGTCAGGTTCCTTTGTTTTGGCAGTTTTTCTTGGCGGAAATTGGGATCGAAATCCTAAGGATGGCAGCCATACATACCCCCAGTGCCTTGGCTACAGCCTTAGGTTTGGTCGCTGCCATTTTAATTGGTGAAGTTGCCATTAATGTTGGTCTCTTTGCCGAAGAGGTAGTTCTTTATTTAGCCATTGCGGCCATGAGTACCTTTGCCACGCCTAGCTACGAACTGAGTTTAGCCAATCGAATGTTTAGACTGGTATTCCTCATCGGTGGTGCGTTATTTGGTATTTATGGTTTTCTGGGGAGCATCTTGCTATGGATTATTTTACTTGCTACATCCAAATCATTAGGCGTCCCTTATTTATGGCCATTGATTCCCTTTAACGGTAAAGCTTTATTAGATTTATTTATTCGAATTCCAGTACCATTGAAAACCAAACGACCTAGTGCTTTAAAGACACAGGACGATACAAGAGAGTAA
- a CDS encoding sodium ion-translocating decarboxylase subunit beta: MLDVVMKFWETTGYANITWQALVMMGVACVLLYLAIGKGFEPLLLVPIAFGMLLTNLPQSGVMELGHTVLRALTPGTVGETVQMLAEPTAEMLREGIPAQIYTETPGGLLQYFYRGNQLGIFPPLIFLGVGAMTDFGPLIANPKSLFLGAAAQLGIFFTFTGAILMGFTAQESSAIGIIGGADGPTAILITAIMASHLLGPIAVAAYSYMALVPIIQPPIMKALTTKEERMIRMKQLRNVSKKEKIIFPILVTILVSLLLPAATPLIGMLMFGNLLKESLVTDRLSKTAQNELINIVTILLGLSVGASARAEEFLQITTIQIIVLGMVAFAVGSATGVILAKFMNKLMGGNAINPLIGSAGVSAVPMAARVSQTMGQKEDPTNFLLMHAMGPNVAGVIGSAVAAGVLLSLFN; this comes from the coding sequence ATGCTTGATGTGGTCATGAAATTTTGGGAAACCACTGGTTACGCCAATATCACATGGCAAGCCCTAGTTATGATGGGTGTTGCTTGTGTTTTATTATATCTTGCCATTGGAAAAGGGTTTGAACCACTGCTACTTGTACCCATTGCCTTTGGAATGCTACTGACGAATCTGCCGCAATCCGGGGTGATGGAGCTAGGGCATACGGTCCTCAGGGCTTTGACTCCAGGAACTGTGGGAGAAACAGTTCAAATGCTGGCAGAGCCAACAGCAGAAATGCTAAGAGAAGGAATTCCGGCTCAGATTTATACAGAAACACCGGGAGGATTGCTGCAATACTTTTATAGAGGTAATCAATTGGGGATTTTTCCACCTCTGATCTTTTTAGGGGTAGGGGCTATGACAGACTTCGGACCGTTAATTGCCAATCCTAAGAGTTTGTTTTTAGGTGCTGCAGCTCAATTAGGGATCTTCTTTACCTTTACTGGAGCCATTTTGATGGGCTTTACAGCACAGGAATCCTCTGCCATAGGGATCATCGGAGGGGCAGATGGACCCACGGCAATTCTTATTACAGCCATTATGGCCAGTCATTTACTAGGACCCATTGCTGTGGCAGCTTATTCCTATATGGCCCTTGTGCCAATTATTCAGCCACCGATTATGAAGGCGCTGACAACTAAGGAAGAGCGTATGATCAGGATGAAGCAGTTAAGAAATGTAAGTAAAAAGGAAAAAATTATTTTTCCAATCCTAGTGACAATTCTAGTGTCTCTACTGTTGCCAGCGGCAACGCCTTTAATAGGAATGCTGATGTTTGGTAACTTACTGAAGGAAAGCTTAGTAACGGACCGACTTTCTAAAACCGCACAAAACGAGTTGATTAACATTGTAACCATTTTACTAGGGTTAAGTGTGGGTGCCAGTGCAAGAGCAGAGGAATTTTTACAGATAACGACAATCCAGATCATTGTATTGGGAATGGTGGCCTTTGCAGTTGGATCTGCAACCGGTGTGATCCTAGCTAAATTTATGAATAAGCTAATGGGTGGAAATGCCATTAATCCATTAATTGGATCAGCAGGGGTATCGGCTGTACCAATGGCTGCCAGGGTATCACAAACAATGGGACAAAAAGAAGATCCAACAAACTTTTTATTAATGCATGCCATGGGACCCAATGTGGCAGGTGTGATTGGATCAGCAGTAGCAGCAGGGGTTTTACTATCTTTGTTTAACTAA
- a CDS encoding OadG family protein, translated as MTLLEKMKVSIDQMTMAEKLGGSLQATVMGVSIVFVALMFLFLAITIMEKMLYGAEQKKTKKEVPVPVEATIEEAEEEDTTSDTELVAVITAAIAASLHTSTHNIVVRNIVRTSENTPAWARAGRGEQVQSRL; from the coding sequence ATGACTTTGTTAGAAAAAATGAAAGTATCCATCGATCAAATGACCATGGCGGAAAAATTAGGTGGCAGTTTACAGGCCACGGTAATGGGGGTTTCAATTGTATTTGTGGCTCTGATGTTTCTATTTTTAGCCATTACCATAATGGAAAAAATGCTTTATGGTGCAGAACAAAAGAAAACAAAAAAGGAAGTGCCTGTACCGGTTGAAGCAACAATAGAGGAGGCTGAGGAAGAGGACACAACCTCTGACACAGAGCTAGTGGCCGTAATAACAGCAGCTATCGCAGCGAGTTTACATACATCTACTCACAATATTGTGGTGAGAAACATTGTGCGGACCTCTGAAAACACACCGGCTTGGGCTCGGGCTGGACGTGGGGAGCAAGTTCAAAGTCGTCTATAA
- a CDS encoding CitMHS family transporter, producing MLSILGFLMVISIIVILLKGKMSPIVVLILVPLVAALIAGFGIEEIGEMVKGGIGTVQNNSILFIFSIIFFGLMSDVGVFDGMVSALVKRAGNNVVLITVATGVIATIAHLDGATATTVLVTVPAMYPIYKKMNIRPQVLILILASAMGVMNLLPWGGPVARSAVVLGMDANDLWLRLIPLQVLGVIFTLGLAAILGIIEKKKGAGISIEEATAIEIGQEDDIKGQDLKRPKLLWFNLLLTVAVIGTLVWDVMPAYLVFMIGLCLGLVINFPSLKAQDARIKAHAPAALVIAATMLAAGVMVGIMDGTGMLEAMAGSMLSIVPDFLGRYVHLVFGVIALPLGMMIGTDAYFYGLMPLVLEVGSQFGVEPFNTATTMLVGKNISLLVSPIVPATFLALGLVDLDLKDHMKFSFKWLYGMSILMLIASILIGLVHI from the coding sequence ATGTTATCAATACTTGGATTTTTAATGGTTATTAGTATTATTGTGATTTTACTAAAAGGAAAAATGAGTCCAATCGTTGTACTTATCTTAGTTCCATTGGTTGCAGCACTTATAGCAGGTTTTGGAATTGAAGAAATAGGTGAAATGGTTAAAGGGGGAATTGGGACTGTACAAAATAATTCCATATTATTTATATTTTCCATTATCTTTTTTGGATTAATGTCGGATGTGGGTGTGTTTGATGGAATGGTGTCTGCACTTGTAAAAAGAGCTGGAAATAATGTTGTTTTAATAACAGTAGCTACCGGTGTAATCGCTACAATAGCACATTTAGATGGTGCAACTGCAACTACTGTTTTAGTTACTGTACCAGCTATGTATCCTATTTACAAAAAAATGAATATACGACCACAGGTACTGATATTAATACTTGCTAGTGCAATGGGGGTTATGAATTTATTGCCTTGGGGAGGTCCGGTAGCTAGATCTGCAGTTGTACTGGGCATGGATGCAAATGATCTATGGTTAAGGCTTATTCCGCTCCAAGTACTGGGTGTCATATTTACACTAGGTCTTGCAGCAATACTGGGTATAATTGAAAAGAAAAAGGGTGCTGGAATCAGTATAGAAGAAGCGACAGCAATAGAAATAGGTCAAGAAGATGATATAAAAGGACAAGACCTTAAACGACCTAAGTTATTATGGTTTAATCTACTGCTTACGGTTGCTGTTATTGGAACATTGGTTTGGGATGTCATGCCTGCTTACTTGGTATTTATGATAGGACTATGTCTTGGTTTAGTTATAAACTTCCCGTCATTAAAAGCCCAAGATGCGAGAATTAAAGCCCATGCACCTGCAGCCCTTGTTATAGCTGCTACAATGCTAGCAGCAGGTGTTATGGTGGGGATAATGGATGGAACGGGTATGCTTGAAGCTATGGCAGGTTCAATGCTATCTATTGTTCCAGATTTTCTAGGAAGATATGTACATTTAGTATTTGGTGTTATTGCACTTCCTCTGGGTATGATGATCGGTACCGATGCATATTTTTATGGACTGATGCCATTGGTACTCGAAGTTGGATCACAATTTGGAGTTGAGCCATTTAATACTGCAACAACGATGCTAGTGGGGAAAAATATAAGTCTTTTGGTTAGTCCCATAGTACCTGCAACTTTTTTAGCATTAGGGTTAGTAGATCTAGACTTAAAAGATCATATGAAATTTAGTTTTAAGTGGTTATACGGCATGAGTATATTAATGTTGATCGCATCAATATTAATAGGGTTAGTGCATATATAA
- a CDS encoding hydratase: protein MINLYENGGYLINGNEIIFNTPDVKEVIRNKTGKELNEKAAKQGSITCQILNSHNIGTGDELRLKFDSLTSHDITYVGIIQTAKASGMEKFPIPYVLTNCHNTLCAVGGTINEDDHKFALSAAQKYGGVYVPPNLAVIHSYNREMMAKCGNMILGSDSHTRYGALGTMAVGEGGGELAKQLVGKTYDFKKPKVVAVYLKGEPILGVGPQDVALSIIGNVYKNNFTKDLVMEFVGDGIEKLPIEYRNGIDVMTTETACWSSIWQTDEKVREYYKIHGREKDYSELKPADITFYDRIIEIDLSKIRPSIAMPFHPSNVYTIKELKENAKDIFHKVEEESKALFESNTVEINLSSKIINGDIYVDQGIVAGCAGGTFDNIVAVSDILRDFVRDKTVGNRSFSMSVYPGSQPTYAELVKNGSVYDLMKAGAIVRSAFCGPCFGAGDTPANGEFSIRHTTRNFANREGSKPNEGQISMVGLMDARSIAATAINGGRLTGADEIDIEYSNKKYYFDKTIYDNRVYDDVEEADDSVELVSGPNIKDWPEMPSLTEDILLKVVTHITDPVTTTDELIPSGETSSYRSNPLRLAEFTLSRKDPNYVSNSKQVLSYEVAREEGKSVDIEFEALKNLYKKIKSIKGFENKEAKDIAIGSTIYANKPGDGSAREQAASCQKVVGGWANIAKEYATKRYRSNLINWGILPFLTEDENAVSKGDFVLIPGIRSAIINKTDEIKAYVIGEEIKETVLRLGQLTDDEREILIEGCLINYYRR from the coding sequence TTGATTAATTTGTACGAAAACGGAGGATATCTTATAAATGGAAATGAAATCATTTTCAATACACCAGATGTAAAAGAAGTAATAAGAAATAAAACAGGAAAAGAATTAAATGAAAAGGCCGCTAAACAAGGCTCTATTACCTGTCAAATATTAAATAGCCATAATATTGGAACAGGAGATGAACTTAGATTAAAATTTGACTCTTTAACATCTCATGATATTACTTATGTTGGTATCATACAAACGGCTAAAGCCAGTGGGATGGAAAAATTCCCCATACCTTATGTGCTAACTAATTGTCATAATACCCTATGTGCAGTAGGGGGCACGATCAATGAAGATGATCACAAGTTTGCATTATCTGCTGCACAAAAATACGGGGGAGTCTATGTACCTCCAAACCTAGCAGTCATTCATTCTTATAACAGAGAGATGATGGCGAAATGTGGAAATATGATTTTGGGATCTGACAGTCATACTAGATATGGGGCACTTGGAACAATGGCAGTAGGAGAAGGTGGCGGAGAACTTGCCAAACAACTTGTAGGAAAAACGTATGATTTTAAAAAACCGAAGGTTGTTGCTGTTTATTTAAAAGGAGAGCCTATACTAGGGGTTGGACCACAGGATGTTGCCTTATCTATAATTGGAAATGTATATAAAAATAATTTTACAAAAGATCTAGTAATGGAATTCGTGGGAGATGGGATCGAAAAATTGCCTATTGAGTATCGAAATGGAATCGATGTAATGACTACTGAGACAGCTTGTTGGAGTTCTATTTGGCAAACTGATGAGAAGGTAAGGGAATACTACAAAATTCATGGTCGGGAAAAGGATTACAGTGAACTAAAGCCAGCAGATATTACTTTCTATGATCGGATTATTGAAATCGATTTATCGAAGATTAGACCCTCTATAGCAATGCCATTTCATCCAAGCAATGTTTATACGATAAAAGAACTAAAAGAAAATGCCAAAGACATCTTCCATAAAGTAGAAGAAGAGAGTAAAGCACTATTTGAGTCCAATACTGTGGAAATAAATTTGTCTAGTAAGATCATCAATGGGGATATATATGTTGATCAAGGAATCGTTGCAGGATGTGCAGGGGGAACATTTGACAATATTGTTGCAGTAAGTGATATCCTAAGAGATTTTGTAAGAGATAAAACTGTAGGAAATAGAAGTTTTTCTATGAGTGTATACCCAGGAAGTCAACCTACCTATGCTGAACTGGTGAAAAATGGTTCGGTTTATGATTTGATGAAAGCTGGTGCCATAGTTAGATCAGCGTTTTGTGGACCATGCTTTGGAGCAGGAGATACACCTGCAAATGGGGAGTTTTCTATCCGACATACCACGAGAAATTTTGCTAATAGAGAAGGCTCAAAACCAAATGAAGGACAAATCTCTATGGTGGGTCTTATGGATGCTAGATCCATTGCAGCAACTGCCATAAATGGAGGAAGATTAACCGGAGCAGATGAAATAGATATAGAATATAGCAATAAAAAATACTATTTTGATAAAACCATTTATGATAATAGAGTCTACGATGATGTAGAAGAAGCAGATGATTCTGTGGAACTGGTATCTGGACCTAATATAAAAGACTGGCCAGAGATGCCTAGTTTAACAGAGGATATTCTTTTAAAAGTTGTAACGCATATAACGGATCCAGTAACCACAACAGATGAACTGATTCCATCAGGGGAAACTTCATCCTATAGATCTAACCCTCTGAGACTAGCAGAATTCACCTTAAGTAGAAAAGATCCAAACTACGTTTCGAATTCTAAACAAGTATTATCCTATGAAGTAGCTAGAGAAGAAGGAAAATCTGTAGATATTGAATTTGAAGCTTTGAAAAATCTTTATAAAAAGATCAAATCCATAAAAGGTTTTGAAAATAAAGAAGCAAAGGATATTGCCATCGGAAGTACGATATATGCCAATAAACCCGGAGATGGCTCAGCTAGAGAGCAAGCAGCATCTTGCCAAAAGGTAGTAGGAGGTTGGGCAAATATTGCAAAAGAATATGCTACAAAACGATATCGGTCCAATTTGATCAACTGGGGTATCTTGCCATTTTTAACGGAAGATGAAAATGCTGTAAGTAAGGGAGATTTTGTTTTAATACCTGGTATAAGATCAGCTATCATTAACAAGACAGATGAAATAAAGGCATATGTAATTGGTGAAGAAATAAAAGAAACCGTTTTAAGACTTGGACAATTGACCGATGATGAAAGAGAGATATTAATTGAAGGCTGTTTAATAAATTACTATAGGAGATAA